One region of Trichosurus vulpecula isolate mTriVul1 chromosome 1, mTriVul1.pri, whole genome shotgun sequence genomic DNA includes:
- the FAM8A1 gene encoding protein FAM8A1 yields the protein MAEGPEKAQGRLLRQRGKRENRGGDRDSEASTSSSSAVVPPRDEQPGQSRAPGRPEAKNLAAASASEAGPEREPETPESEADPGGGGGGGEEQTEKPTAREYSRQVHEWLWQSYCGYLTWQSGLLAFPAYGSPPLQPQPQPQPPPPPQPQPPPPSCAQASGSPANGPAAGPPLAPLGYYNPFYCLATPPGADPAAAAAAAATSAAPAAAAAAPSPAPRAPNWQGSARLAPVTRAGGVTAPRQQNENGRPAGREYAIPSLAHRFMAEMVDFFILFFIKATMVLTIMHVSGIKDISKFAMHYIIEEIDEDTSMEDLQKMMIVALIYRLLVCVYEIICIWGAGGATPGKFLLGLRVVTCDTSVLIAPSRVLVIPSSNVNITTSIIRALIKNFSIASFFPAFITLLFFQHNRTAYDIVAGTIVVKRNGVR from the exons ATGGCGGAGGGGCCGGAAAAAGCCCAGGGCCGCCTTCTCAGGCAGCGCGGCAAGCGGGAGAACCGAGGCGGGGACCGCGACTCCGAAGCCTCCACTTCGAGCTCGTCGGCCGTCGTCCCTCCCCGGGACGAACAACCAGGCCAGTCCCGGGCCCCGGGAAGGCCCGAGGCGAAGAACCTCGCAGCAGCCTCCGCCTCCGAGGCGGGTCCGGAGCGCGAGCCCGAGACACCCGAGAGCGAAGCGGACCctggcggcggtggcggcggcggtgaGGAGCAAACAGAGAAGCCGACGGCGCGCGAGTACTCCCGGCAGGTGCACGAATGGCTGTGGCAGTCGTACTGCGGCTACCTGACCTGGCAGAGCGGCCTCCTGGCTTTCCCCGCCTACGGCAGCCCCCCGctgcagccgcagccgcagccacagccgccgccgccgccgcagccgcagccgccgccgccgtccTGCGCCCAGGCAAGCGGCAGCCCCGCCAACGGCCCGGCGGCTGGGCCCCCGCTCGCCCCGCTGGGCTACTATAACCCCTTCTACTGTCTGGCCACCCCTCCCGGGGCCGACCCCGCAGCTGCAGCGGCTGCTGCCGCGACCTCCGCCGCTCCTGCTGCAGCCGCCGCCGCCCCCTCCCCGGCGCCCCGGGCTCCCAACTGGCAGGGGTCGGCTAGATTAGCTCCGGTGACCAGGGCTGGAGGGGTCACCGCGCCCCGGCAGCAGAACGAGAATGGGCGTCCTGCAG gtAGAGAATATGCTATTCCATCCTTGGCACACAGGTTTATGGCGGAGATGGTGGAtttctttattctgttttttataaAGGCAACCATGGTCTTAACTATTATGCATGTCAGTGGAATaaa GGATATTTCTAAGTTTGCTATGCATTACATAATAGAAGAAATAGATGAAGACACATCAATGGAAGACCTGCAGAAAATGATGATTGTGGCTCTTATATACAGGTTATTAGTTTGTGTCTATGAG aTAATTTGCATATGGGGAGCAGGTGGAGCCACTCCGGGGAAATTTTTGCTGGGACTTCGTGTTGTGACATGTGACACATCAGTACTCATTGCACCAAGCCGTGTTTTAGTGATTCCTTCTTCAAATGTTAATATAACAAC GTCCATTATTCGAGCCTTGATCAAGAATTTTtctattgcttctttttttcctgctttcatCACACTGCTGTTTTTTCAGCATAATCGAACAGCATATGACATTGTAGCAGGAACCATTGTGGTAAAAAGAAATGGGGTTAGATGA